The Staphylococcus saprophyticus subsp. saprophyticus ATCC 15305 = NCTC 7292 genome contains the following window.
TAACTTACAAATGATTGAAATACTGTTATAATAAACCTATTATGTAAAAAATTAAATTTAAGAAAGTAGGCATTGTAATATGGAAACATTATTTTCGGGTATCCAGCCTAGTGGTATTCCTACAATTGGTAATTATATTGGTGCTTTAAAACAATTCGGTGAAGTTCAAGACGATTACAATTGTTTCTTTTGTATCGTAGATCAGCATGCAATTACGGTACCACAAGATCGTTTGAAATTACGTAAACAAACAAGACAACTAGCTGCAATTTATTTAGCTTCTGGCATCGATCCAGAAAAATCAACTTTATTTATTCAATCAGAAGTGCCAGCGCATGTTCAGGCAAGTTGGATGTTAACAACCATTTCTTCTATCGGTGAATTGGAACGTATGACTCAGTTTAAAGATAAAGCCGTTAAACAAACGGAAGGTGTCCCTGCCGGCTTATTAACATATCCTCCTTTAATGGCAGCGGATATCGTTATATACAACACAAATATCGTGCCCGTTGGTGATGACCAAAAGCAACACATGGAATTAACAAGAAACTTAGTTGATAGATTTAATTCTCGCTACAACGACATTTTAGTTAAGCCTGAGATTCGTATGCCTAAAGTTGGCGGCCGCGTAATGAGTCTCCAAGATCCAACGAAAAAAATGAGTAAGAGTGATGATAATCAAAAAAACTTCATTTCTTTACTAGACCAACCAAGCGTTGCGGCTAAAAAAATAAAAAGTGCTGTAACTGATTCAGATGGTATTATTAAATTCGATCGCGACAATAAACCAGGTATCTCTAATTTATTATCTATTTATTCAAGTTTAACTGACGAATCAATTGATGCGCTTCAAGAAAAATACAAAGATTCGAATTATGGTGTGTTTAAAGCAGACTTAGCAGAAATCGTGAGTGATTTCTTAACTGCTTTCCAAGAAAAATATGAATACTATTTAAATTCAGAAGAACTTGACACTATTTTAGATAATGGTAGAGACAAAGCACAACAAGTATCATTTAAAACGTTGAAAAAAATGGAAAAAGCAATGGGCTTAGGTCGTAAAAGATAAGTTACTTATCTCAAATCCCGCAAGTTAAAAAGGAGCATCCATTAAGTTGGATGCTCCTTTTATGTTACTTTTTAATTTTTTATTAGTCTTTCTTTTTACCAGTTTTAGGATCGATATCTTTATCAATGGTTACATCTTTAAGTGTTGTATCACCACCGATTTGATGATATACCAAACCTTTAACTTGTGGATTTGTTAAATGCGCTTCCCCTTTTTGATAAATTGGTGCAACTGGGGCATCATTTAACATTAATTCTTCAGCTTGTTTCATAGCTGCATTACGTTCTTCAGGTTTTTTCAATAGTTTTCCGTTAGCATCTTTAACAAGTTTATCGTATTCCTTACTACTCCATGCTGTATTATTATTAGAGTTACCTGTTGTCATAATATTTAAGAATGTTAGTGGATCAGGATAATCAGGACCCCAACCAGATAATGAAGCTTCAAACGCTTCTGTTGATTCTTGATTTAAACGCTGTTTAAATGGTAATTGTTTAATTTTCAAAGTAACACCAGGTAAAGTGCTTTCCACCTGTGATTTAATATATTCAGCAGATATTTTAGCATCTGGTGTATCTTCAGTGTTCATCGTAAAGGTTATATTTTTAACGCCTAAATCCTTTTTAGCTTTTTCAAAATGTTTTTTAGCTGCTTTTGGATTATAAGTTAATGGCGAATCAATAGACTCAGAAAAATCTTTAGCATCAGGTGTCTCTGCTGTTAGTTTCGCAGTGAAACCATTTGTTGCTTCTGACCCATTGTTTTTAACTGAATTAACATATCCTTCTTTATCAATAGATTGTGCAATTGCCAGTCTTAAGTCTTTATTTTTAAATTCAGGTACATTATCTTGGTTCATTTTAATGTAGAATGTACTTGCTAATAAACGTTTTTTCAAGCCTGGGTTGTCAGCATATTTATCCACTCGATCTGCTGTAATCGTCGTATCATCAACTGAACCAGTATCATAAAGTGAGGCACCAGCTTGCTGATCTTTTAATACTTTATAGTTTACACGATCTAAGTGTACTTGCTTTTTATCCCAATAATCTTCGTTTTTTACAAGTTGTATCTTATCTTCTACTTTCCATTCTTTCACTTTGAACGGCCCATTAAATACTGTTTTTGCTGCTGTTGTCCCATATTGGTCACCATTTTTCTTCACTACTTTTTCGTTCAGTGGCATAAACGTACCAAATGCGAACATTTCATTAATATATGGAATCGGTTTTGTTAACTCAACTTTTAATGTATGGTCATCAACCGCTTTCACACCTAGCTCATCGACATCCTTTTTACCCATATTAATTGCTTCAGCATTTTTCAAATCATACATGATATAAGCATACTCAGATGCCGTATCTGGATTCACCACACGTTTCCAAGCGTACTCAAAATCATGTGCCGTTACTGGATCCCCATTTGACCACTTGGCATCTTTACGTAACTTGATTGTAAGTGTTTTTCCCCCATTACTTTCTTTTGGCATTGCTTTTGCTACCCCTGGTTGTGCTTTATCATCTTTATCTAATGTATATAAGCCTTCGTATATTTGATTGAAAATATCGAATGACACCGTATCTGTAGCTAATGCAGAATCTAATGTTGAAATATCTGATGGCAGTACTTTCCTAAAAACTTGTCCTTTATCAGAATATACCCCTTCCGCACTACCACAACCAGCTAATACAACCGATAGTGCA
Protein-coding sequences here:
- a CDS encoding peptide ABC transporter substrate-binding protein translates to MRKFKLFIILIALSVVLAGCGSAEGVYSDKGQVFRKVLPSDISTLDSALATDTVSFDIFNQIYEGLYTLDKDDKAQPGVAKAMPKESNGGKTLTIKLRKDAKWSNGDPVTAHDFEYAWKRVVNPDTASEYAYIMYDLKNAEAINMGKKDVDELGVKAVDDHTLKVELTKPIPYINEMFAFGTFMPLNEKVVKKNGDQYGTTAAKTVFNGPFKVKEWKVEDKIQLVKNEDYWDKKQVHLDRVNYKVLKDQQAGASLYDTGSVDDTTITADRVDKYADNPGLKKRLLASTFYIKMNQDNVPEFKNKDLRLAIAQSIDKEGYVNSVKNNGSEATNGFTAKLTAETPDAKDFSESIDSPLTYNPKAAKKHFEKAKKDLGVKNITFTMNTEDTPDAKISAEYIKSQVESTLPGVTLKIKQLPFKQRLNQESTEAFEASLSGWGPDYPDPLTFLNIMTTGNSNNNTAWSSKEYDKLVKDANGKLLKKPEERNAAMKQAEELMLNDAPVAPIYQKGEAHLTNPQVKGLVYHQIGGDTTLKDVTIDKDIDPKTGKKKD
- the trpS gene encoding tryptophan--tRNA ligase; protein product: METLFSGIQPSGIPTIGNYIGALKQFGEVQDDYNCFFCIVDQHAITVPQDRLKLRKQTRQLAAIYLASGIDPEKSTLFIQSEVPAHVQASWMLTTISSIGELERMTQFKDKAVKQTEGVPAGLLTYPPLMAADIVIYNTNIVPVGDDQKQHMELTRNLVDRFNSRYNDILVKPEIRMPKVGGRVMSLQDPTKKMSKSDDNQKNFISLLDQPSVAAKKIKSAVTDSDGIIKFDRDNKPGISNLLSIYSSLTDESIDALQEKYKDSNYGVFKADLAEIVSDFLTAFQEKYEYYLNSEELDTILDNGRDKAQQVSFKTLKKMEKAMGLGRKR